The following proteins come from a genomic window of Rutidosis leptorrhynchoides isolate AG116_Rl617_1_P2 chromosome 10, CSIRO_AGI_Rlap_v1, whole genome shotgun sequence:
- the LOC139872436 gene encoding uncharacterized protein has translation MGKKKPAAVREEDGAVGLGNKSKKKAVVIDDDEYSIGTELSEEKLVQDEEPRVGPVTGKKKGKKGNQKNAKVNDDEDDDDEIEDVNEIGKRKPKSKGKKGGNSFGASAFVLLGDDEEDVDETSDVSEDENVSVAFSGKKPSKKGGSMFTGSAFDAIGEEDDDDDDVDDDVDDEPVISFTGKKKKSSKSNKKTSGSVFAALDEENEKESEGEEDDDAPITFTGKKKKSNKSSKKKNIASDDEDVSVSVSGLSINDVADGDEEDSEMIKFSGKKKPSKKKNSNVVANIADEYEQPAATTTTSVTIKEPEVPETSKNKKKKKKGGRTAQEEDDLDKILAELGEAPAPAPAQPSVVEQPKEKVQPQAEPAAGPDEGGEKDANEDAVESAAAKKKKKKKEKEKEKKAAAGGKAAAGPVVEEETKGKVVDKKVPKHVREMQERLARLKEAEEKKKREEEEKLRKEEEERLKQEELERIAEEKKRAKKEREKEKLLKKKQEGKFMTAKQKAEAQRRELMRKQILEKAGGLPQEATNAPTKRPMYSTKKPKPHQQANGKAPSAEEDDVSELGSVDADKADDVEMENVEDKNEAALVEENGNEDEESEDEWDAKSWDDADLKLPGVSAFADEEEPTEPEVKTKPKPEPVVKKEIKVASSNSEVNQNLDVKGTQPAKAVANNKGKGKMKEKEEEEEEGEKTLRSPICCIMGHVDTGKTKLLDCIRRTNVQEGEAGGITQQIGATYIPAENIRERTKELKADAKLNVPGLLVIDTPGHESFKNLRSRGSGLCDIAILVVDIMHGLEPQTIESLNLLRMRNTEFIVALNKVDRLYGWKTCRNAPIGKAMKLQSKDVQLEFDHRVTQIITQFKEQGLNTELYNKNKDRGETYSIVPTSAISGEGIPEMLLLLIQWAQKTMVEKLTYTSDIQCTVLEVKVIEGLGTTIDVVLVNGVLHEGDEIVVCGFQGPIHTTIRSLLTPHPMKELRVKGAYIHHKEIKAAQGIKITAQNLEHAVAGTALYVVEDDDDVEEIKESVMDDMRNVMSRIDKSGEGVYVQASTLGSLEALLEFLKTPAVNIPVSGIGIGPVHKKDVMKASVMLEKKKEFATILAFDVKVTPEARELADDLGVKIFIADIIYHLFDQFKAYIDNLKEEKKKEAAEDAVFPCVLQIMPNCVFNKKDPIILGVDVIEGILKIGTPICIPQREFIDIGRISSIENNHKPVDYAKKGQKVAIKITGSNAEEQQKMFGRHFEMEDELVSHISRSSIDVLKANYRDELSNEEWKLVVKLKHLFKIQ, from the exons ATGGGGAAGAAGAAGCCAGCTGCAGTTCGTGAGGAGGATGGTGCTGTAGGTTTAGGTAATAAGTCGAAAAAGAAAGCTGTAGTGATTGATGATGATGAGTATTCAATTGGTACTGAATTATCTGAGGAGAAATTGGTACAGGATGAAGAGCCTCGTGTGGGGCCGGTTACTGGTAAGAAAAAAGGTAAGAAAGGTAATCAGAAGAATGCGAAAGTgaacgatgatgaagatgatgatgatgaaattgaGGATGTTAATGAGATTGGGAAGAGGAAACCGAAATCGAAAGGGAAAAAAGGTGGGAATTCGTTTGGTGCTTCGGCTTTTGTGTTGCTtggtgatgatgaagaagatgttgatgagaCTTCAGATGTTAGTGAGGATGAGAATGTTAGTGTTGCGTTTAGTGGAAAGAAGCCGTCGAAAAAGGGTGGTAGTATGTTTACTGGTTCAGCATTTGATGCAATTGGGgaggaggatgatgatgatgatgatgttgatgatgatgttgatgatgagccAGTTATCTCGTTTACAGGGAAGAAGAAGAAATCATCTAAGTCTAATAAGAAAACAAGTGGTAGTGTGTTTGCAGCACTCGATGAAGAAAATGAGAAAGAAAGCGAAGGTGAAGAGGATGATGATGCACCGATTACCTTCACGGGAAAGAAAAAGAAGTCTAACAAGTCGTCAAAGAAGAAAAACATAGCATCTGATGACGAAGATGTATCGGTTTCGGTTTCAGGGTTGAGTATTAATGATGTTGCTGACGGTGATGAAGAAGATTCTGAAATGATAAAGTTTTCTGGTAAAAAGAAGCCGTCTAAGAAGAAAAACAGTAATGTGGTTGCTAACATAGCTGATGAATATGAACAGCCTGCTGCCACTACTACTACCAGTGTTACTATCAAAGAACCAGAAGTTCCAGAAACttctaaaaataaaaagaagaaaaagaagggcGGTAGGACAGCGCAAGAGGAGGATGATCTTGATAAAATCCTTGCTGAACTTGGTGAAGCTCCTGCACCTGCACCTGCTCAGCCTTCTGTTGTAGAACAACCGAAAGAGAAGGTGCAACCACAGGCTGAACCTGCTGCCGGACCAGATGAAGGTGGTGAAAAGGATGCAAATGAAGATGCTGTAGAGTCGGCAGCCGctaaaaagaagaaaaagaagaaagaaaaggaaaaagagaagaaGGCTGCGGCGGGAGGCAAGGCGGCTGCGGGCCCTGTtgtagaagaagaaacgaagggtaaAGTAGTAGATAAAAAGGTTCCGAAACATGTTAGAGAGATGCAAGAGAGACTTGCAAGGCTTAAGGAAGCGGAGGAAAAGAAGAAAAGGGAAGAAGAGGAAAAGCtaagaaaggaagaagaagaacgATTAAAACAGGAAGAACTTGAAAGAATTGCAGAAGAGAAAAAACGTGCCAAAAAGGAAAGAGAGAAGGAGAAACTGTTAAAGAAGAAACAAGAAGGAAAATTTATGACAGCGAAACAAAAGGCGGAAGCCCAACGACGTGAGTTAATGAGGAAACAGATTCTTGAAAAAGCTGGTGGGTTGCCTCAAGAGGCTACTAATGCACCTACTAAACGGCCCATGTACAGTACAAAAAAGCCAAAGCCACATCAGCAAGCAAATGGTAAAGCCCCTTCCGCTGAGGAAGACGATGTCTCTGAGTTGGGTTCTGTAGATGCTGACAAGGCTGATGATGTGGAAATGGAAAATGTGGAAGACAAAAATGAGGCTGCTTTAGTTGAAGAAAATGGGAATGAAGACGAAGAGTCAGAAGATGAATGGGATGCGAAAAGTTGGGATGATGCCGATCTTAAATTGCCAGGTGTAAGTGCGTTTGCCGATGAGGAAGAACCTACTGAACCTGAAGTTAAGACGAAACCTAAACCTGAACCTGTAGTTAAAAAGGAGATTAAGGTTGCTTCTAGTAATTCAGAGGTCAATCAAAATCTTGATGTAAAGGGAACTCAGCCTGCAAAAGCTGTTGCGAACAATAAAGGTAAAGGTAAAATgaaagaaaaggaagaagaagaggaagaaggtGAAAAGACGCTTAGGTCCCCGATTTGCTGCATTATGGGTCACGTTGATACCGGGAAAACAAAACTGCTTGATTGTATTAGAAGGACTAATGTTCAAGAAGGTGAGGCTGGAGGAATCACACAACAAATTGGTGCTACTTATATCCCAGCTGAAAACATTCGTGAAAGAACAAAAGAATTGAAAGCAGATGCAAAGCTGAACGTCCCTGGTCTATTGGTTATTGATACACCTGGGCACGAGTCTTTCAAGAACTTAAGGTCTCGGGGTTCTGGGTTATGTGATATTGCCATATTGGTTGTTGACATTATGCATGGTTTAGAACCACAGACCATTGAATCACTCAATCTATTGAGAATGAGGAACACAGAGTTTATTGTGGCCCTGAATAAG GTTGACAGATTATATGGGTGGAAAACTTGCCGAAACGCACCAATTGGGAAGGCAATGAAGCTACAGTCAAAGGATGTCCAACTTGAATTTGATCATAGGGTCACTCAG ATAATCACGCAATTTAAGGAGCAAGGATTGAATACCGAGTTGTACAACAAAAACAAAGACAGGGGTGAAACATATAGTATTGTACCCACTAGTGCAATCAG TGGTGAAGGCATACCAGAAATGTTACTACTACTTATCCAGTGGGCTCAGAAGACTATGGTTGAAAAACTTACATACACCAGTGACATCCAG tgtaCGGTTTTGGAGGTTAAAGTCATAGAAGGCCTTGGAACAACCATCGATGTGGTATTGGTTAATGGTGTGCTTCATGAAGGAGATGAGATTGTTGTTTGCGGTTTTCAG GGACCAATTCATACTACAATCCGCTCCTTGTTGACTCCCCATCCGATGAAGGAGCTTCGAGTTAAG GGAGCCTACATTCATCACAAAGAAATTAAAGCTGCACAAGGGATTAAAATTACTGCGCAG AATCTTGAGCATGCAGTGGCGGGGACAGCCCTATATgtggttgaagatgatgatgacgtTGAAGAAATCAAAGAATCTGTGATGGACGACATGAGAAATGTAATGAGCAGAATCGATAAAAGTGGTGAAGGGGTTTATGTTCAAGCCTCTACTCTTGGATCTCTAGAAGCGCTACTCGAGTTTCTAAAAACTCCAGCTGTAAACATACCTGTTAGTGGTATAGGTATTGGTCCAGTACATAAAAAAGATGTCATGAAGGCTAGTGTCATGCTCGAAAAGAAAAAAGAGTTCGCAACGATCTTAGCTTTTGATGTTAAAGTGACCCCAGAGGCCCGGGAGCTTGCAGATGATCTCGGTGTCAAGATTTTCATAGCTGATATTATTTACCACTTGTTTGATCAGTTCAAGGCGTATATTGATAATCTTAAGGAAGAAAAGAAGAAAGAGGCTGCTGAAGATGCTGTGTTTCCATGTGTTCTTCAAATCATGCCGAACTGCGTGTTCAACAAGAAAGATCCAATTATTCTTGGTGTGGATGTTATTGAGGGTATCCTTAAG ATTGGAACTCCAATTTGCATTCCTCAGAGGGAATTCATTGATATTGGCCGTATTTCTTCTATTGAAAATAATCACAAGCCAGTAGACTATGCCAAGAAAGGACAGAAAGTGGCCATAAAG ATAACGGGAAGTAATGCCGAGGAGCAACAAAAAATGTTCGGTCGGCATTTTGAAATGGAAGATGAGCTTGTTAGCCACATCTCAAGGAGTTCAATTGATGTACTAAAGGCCAATTATCGG